In methanogenic archaeon ISO4-H5, the following are encoded in one genomic region:
- a CDS encoding transmembrane protein, whose protein sequence is MGAVSLVIVVAAVLALAIVPAADDSEAYTTTIYDNWCDYEIIGPGAVELKKVGGALTELSIPEKVSDGTEEYTVTRIAAEACQDNGLIHKVTVPSTVTAIGDSAFKNCNRLNTVVLPDSIESIGNQAFYNCKYLYNLNLNLACLISIGDQAFYECKSIKTLTLPAGLVSLGINVFDDCKKLTDIDASACTNFTNVIAEEKRIGLMNTAGTALYAMWSAGPKEITIPSTITEYRCSMAGVDYQKITFTGHGGAVSLGFDSGIMSMASAEDGKEYTVVLKRTTDLPGPVKSTAGAYDVFLFQPTVGGEVKAGTYQIALESSNKYYTPYLISASGERTVLDYAYDGQYYRFTLDGESYVSLMAENSSLIPNAQEIGIALIIIGTILAVFVALINHRRYGA, encoded by the coding sequence ATGGGGGCGGTATCGCTGGTCATCGTTGTCGCAGCGGTCCTGGCCCTCGCCATCGTTCCGGCCGCCGACGATTCCGAAGCTTACACCACCACCATCTACGACAACTGGTGCGACTACGAGATCATCGGCCCCGGAGCGGTCGAACTGAAGAAGGTGGGCGGGGCCCTCACGGAACTCAGCATCCCCGAGAAGGTTAGTGACGGAACAGAAGAATACACGGTCACCCGCATCGCCGCGGAGGCCTGTCAGGACAACGGCCTGATACACAAGGTCACGGTCCCCTCCACCGTCACGGCGATCGGGGACAGCGCGTTCAAGAACTGCAACCGTCTCAACACGGTCGTCCTCCCCGACAGCATCGAGTCCATCGGAAACCAGGCGTTCTACAACTGCAAGTACCTCTACAATCTGAACCTGAACCTCGCCTGCCTCATCAGCATCGGCGACCAGGCGTTCTACGAGTGCAAGTCGATCAAGACCCTCACCCTTCCCGCTGGACTCGTCTCACTGGGAATCAACGTCTTCGACGACTGTAAGAAGCTCACAGACATCGATGCCTCCGCATGCACGAACTTCACCAACGTCATCGCCGAGGAGAAGCGCATCGGACTGATGAACACCGCAGGCACAGCGTTGTATGCAATGTGGTCCGCCGGACCTAAGGAAATCACAATTCCCTCCACTATCACCGAATATCGTTGCAGCATGGCGGGTGTCGATTATCAGAAGATTACCTTCACAGGCCATGGTGGGGCAGTTAGCCTTGGATTCGACAGCGGGATCATGAGCATGGCCTCCGCAGAGGACGGGAAGGAATACACCGTCGTCCTCAAGCGCACCACCGACCTCCCAGGACCCGTCAAGTCCACCGCCGGTGCCTACGACGTCTTCCTCTTCCAGCCCACCGTTGGCGGGGAAGTGAAGGCCGGAACCTACCAGATTGCCCTGGAATCCAGCAACAAGTACTACACGCCCTACCTGATAAGCGCCTCCGGTGAGAGGACAGTTCTCGATTACGCCTACGACGGCCAGTATTACAGGTTCACTCTGGACGGGGAGAGCTACGTCTCCCTGATGGCCGAGAACTCCTCGCTGATCCCCAACGCGCAGGAGATCGGTATCGCGCTCATCATCATCGGAACAATCCTGGCGGTCTTCGTCGCACTCATCAACCACAGGAGGTACGGAGCATGA
- a CDS encoding transmembrane protein encodes MKEVETEAFSQNVKTRYRSDIIMSAPVTLLVLILPLIVAGVFVLSVRLGQLTRLEDFKSAWLLLLLTLQLYVMAIVMFIMYSRLHKHAKRDREWRGALLTFAKEQHVDTSRLEDLHKHISFRETFALSALIVLLMAVMFVWDYFAFIRFIPEGYVNDVEVYIFKDSNIPILRDLTHNMVSLILTLLIFIFIFYRVLTFPYKHEQNQCEYTAEFSMKLKKVGIDVPAMISFVKHRNILVHLILMFLTFGIYVLWLSRRILKSMNDHLINQWTYEEGLMPVIESGGREPFKNPEGLRINRQSKTMPKSVAREFTRYFVRRNSKRPKILIVAELFLLVMCANYILKIVALVCEICNDFDRYAYITFGNILNAPISIWMTLVMVGIYMLLIYLCISALLGIASRRPSSWRKVARSCITFVIPLWISELFIPATGISNLFSFNVYLSTAILYNVLLIMLVSYKIKRFYTPVGMAVPGMLTWVRFIFFGNLESASDEIDDKQFLEAIEENE; translated from the coding sequence ATGAAGGAAGTCGAGACCGAGGCGTTCTCGCAGAACGTCAAGACTAGGTACCGCAGCGATATCATCATGAGCGCCCCCGTGACCCTGCTGGTGCTCATCCTCCCGCTGATTGTGGCCGGGGTGTTCGTGCTCTCCGTCAGGCTCGGACAGCTGACCAGGCTGGAAGATTTCAAGAGCGCGTGGCTGCTCCTACTGCTCACCCTGCAGCTGTACGTCATGGCCATCGTCATGTTCATCATGTACAGCAGGCTGCACAAGCATGCCAAGCGCGACAGGGAATGGAGGGGTGCCCTTCTGACCTTCGCCAAGGAGCAGCATGTGGACACCTCCAGGCTCGAGGATCTCCACAAGCACATCAGCTTCAGGGAGACCTTCGCCCTCTCCGCCCTCATCGTCCTGCTGATGGCGGTGATGTTCGTCTGGGACTACTTCGCGTTCATCCGTTTCATCCCCGAGGGATACGTCAACGACGTGGAGGTCTATATCTTCAAGGACAGCAACATCCCCATCCTCAGGGACCTCACTCACAACATGGTGTCGCTGATCCTCACCCTGCTGATCTTCATCTTCATCTTCTACAGGGTGCTCACCTTCCCGTACAAGCACGAGCAGAACCAGTGCGAGTACACCGCCGAGTTCTCCATGAAGCTGAAGAAGGTCGGCATCGACGTGCCCGCCATGATCAGCTTCGTGAAGCACAGGAACATCCTGGTCCACCTGATCCTGATGTTCCTGACCTTCGGAATCTATGTCCTGTGGCTTTCGAGGAGGATCCTCAAGTCCATGAATGACCACCTCATCAACCAGTGGACCTACGAGGAGGGCCTGATGCCGGTCATCGAATCCGGCGGAAGGGAGCCCTTTAAGAACCCCGAGGGACTCAGGATCAACAGGCAGTCTAAGACCATGCCCAAGTCCGTGGCCCGTGAGTTCACCCGTTACTTCGTCCGCAGGAACAGCAAGAGGCCCAAGATCCTCATCGTGGCCGAGCTCTTCCTCCTGGTGATGTGTGCCAACTACATCCTCAAGATCGTCGCGCTCGTCTGCGAGATCTGCAACGACTTCGACAGGTATGCGTATATAACGTTCGGCAACATCCTGAACGCCCCCATCAGCATCTGGATGACCCTGGTGATGGTCGGCATCTACATGCTGCTGATCTACCTGTGTATCAGCGCCCTGCTGGGAATCGCATCTAGGAGGCCGTCCTCCTGGCGCAAGGTCGCCCGGAGCTGTATCACCTTCGTCATCCCGCTGTGGATTTCGGAGTTGTTCATCCCTGCCACCGGTATCAGCAACCTGTTCAGCTTCAACGTCTACCTCTCGACGGCGATCCTGTACAACGTGCTGCTGATCATGCTCGTGTCCTACAAGATCAAGAGGTTCTACACCCCTGTCGGGATGGCAGTCCCCGGAATGCTGACCTGGGTGAGGTTCATCTTCTTCGGAAATCTCGAATCGGCTTCCGACGAGATCGACGATAAGCAGTTCCTCGAGGCTATAGAAGAGAATGAGTGA
- a CDS encoding NAD-dependent deacetylase SIR2 family, with amino-acid sequence MKSYCPDIPDGYRETISEGMKCIGFLDRKLTRGTGSVQSLKEAMDRADAIVIGAGAGLSTSAGLTYSGDRFKSIFSDFHDRYGITDMYSGGFYPFPSPEIMWAWWSRHIYFNRYIDPPKSVYRDLLSILEGKDYFVITTNVDHQFQRAGFDKQRLFYTQGDYGLFQSTNRNNRRTYDNEKLISKMLESQGFVKDETGLYRIPADGVSMSIDPELIPMCPDDGIPMTLNLRSDDSFVEDDGWRIASARYSDYLRRHEGQNILYLEMGVGSNTPVIVKYPFWYRTWKEPNSMYACLNYGETYCPKKISDRSICIDGDLGSTISCLKKM; translated from the coding sequence ATGAAAAGCTATTGTCCTGATATCCCAGACGGTTACAGGGAAACCATTTCAGAAGGGATGAAATGCATCGGTTTCCTCGATAGGAAGCTCACCAGAGGGACCGGTTCGGTCCAATCGCTGAAGGAAGCCATGGACAGAGCCGATGCGATAGTGATCGGGGCAGGAGCGGGCTTGAGCACCTCGGCAGGATTGACTTACTCCGGAGATAGGTTCAAGTCAATCTTCTCCGACTTCCACGACAGATACGGTATCACCGATATGTATTCAGGAGGATTCTATCCATTCCCGTCTCCTGAGATCATGTGGGCCTGGTGGAGCAGACATATCTACTTCAACCGCTACATCGACCCTCCTAAATCGGTCTACAGGGATTTGCTGTCGATACTGGAAGGAAAGGACTACTTCGTAATCACCACCAATGTGGACCACCAATTCCAAAGAGCGGGATTTGATAAGCAGAGGCTCTTCTACACACAGGGCGACTATGGTCTTTTTCAAAGTACCAACCGTAACAATCGCCGTACGTACGACAACGAGAAACTCATCTCCAAAATGCTGGAATCGCAAGGTTTCGTGAAGGACGAAACTGGACTCTACAGAATTCCCGCGGACGGGGTATCCATGAGCATCGATCCGGAACTCATACCGATGTGCCCTGACGACGGTATACCTATGACGCTCAACCTGAGATCGGATGACTCCTTTGTCGAAGATGACGGATGGAGAATTGCCTCGGCCAGGTATTCCGATTACCTCAGAAGGCATGAAGGCCAGAACATATTGTATCTGGAGATGGGAGTGGGATCCAACACACCGGTGATCGTGAAATACCCGTTCTGGTACAGGACATGGAAAGAACCGAATTCCATGTACGCCTGTCTGAACTATGGCGAAACATATTGTCCGAAGAAGATCTCCGATAGATCGATCTGCATCGACGGAGACCTTGGATCGACTATCTCCTGTTTGAAAAAGATGTGA
- a CDS encoding macro domain protein, which produces MSSEQYLKPLLDKIRIGAPMTFAGAPSTVEEERMLLRSYMNVRRPSPIPPDLLKLQDDYLRERNSERGVTHAQEIDTVDRSLGSCISSADRISLWQGDITTLDCDAIVNAANSQMLGCFQPCHACIDNCIHTYAGMQLRLECHQKMTETRKVCGMEYEQPTSVPMLTGAYNLPCKHVIHVVGPIVYDRLTEEHERLLAQCYTNVLDMCKTNGIRSVAFCCISTGVFRFPNRNAAEIAIDTVSRWLMHDDSMEKVIFNVFLDKDRELYEKLLS; this is translated from the coding sequence ATGAGTTCCGAACAATATCTCAAACCTCTCCTGGATAAAATCAGAATAGGTGCCCCGATGACCTTTGCCGGGGCTCCCAGCACCGTCGAGGAGGAGAGGATGCTTCTGCGTTCGTATATGAACGTCAGAAGACCCTCTCCGATTCCGCCCGATCTTCTAAAACTTCAGGACGATTATCTCCGTGAGAGAAATTCGGAGAGGGGCGTAACCCACGCACAGGAGATTGATACTGTCGACAGGTCGCTCGGAAGCTGTATATCTTCTGCAGACAGGATCTCGTTGTGGCAGGGGGACATAACGACGCTTGACTGCGATGCAATAGTAAACGCGGCCAATTCCCAGATGCTGGGCTGTTTCCAGCCATGTCATGCATGCATCGACAACTGCATCCATACATATGCTGGAATGCAGCTGAGGTTAGAGTGCCATCAGAAGATGACCGAAACGAGAAAAGTCTGCGGTATGGAATACGAGCAGCCCACCTCGGTCCCCATGCTTACCGGGGCGTACAACCTCCCCTGCAAACATGTAATACATGTGGTCGGGCCGATCGTCTATGACAGACTCACAGAGGAGCATGAACGGTTGCTGGCACAATGCTATACCAATGTCCTCGACATGTGTAAGACGAACGGGATAAGGAGCGTGGCATTCTGCTGCATCTCCACAGGGGTGTTCCGCTTCCCCAACAGAAACGCAGCGGAGATAGCGATTGATACTGTATCCAGATGGCTGATGCATGATGATTCCATGGAGAAGGTAATCTTCAATGTCTTCCTTGATAAGGATAGGGAGCTCTATGAAAAGCTATTGTCCTGA
- a CDS encoding transcriptional regulator HxlR family — protein MKELPPCPVETTLMMIGDKWKVLIIRELLPGTKRFNEIHHSIDGVSQKVLTQKLREMESDGLLERKVYAEVPPKVEYSLTEPGKSLGPVLDSLKEWGEMYKRMESES, from the coding sequence ATGAAAGAACTCCCTCCCTGTCCCGTGGAAACCACCCTGATGATGATCGGAGACAAATGGAAAGTGCTCATCATCAGGGAACTCCTTCCCGGAACGAAGAGATTCAACGAGATCCACCACAGCATAGACGGAGTATCGCAGAAGGTACTGACCCAGAAGCTCCGCGAGATGGAATCGGACGGCTTGCTGGAAAGGAAGGTTTACGCGGAAGTCCCACCCAAAGTGGAATACTCGCTGACCGAACCCGGCAAGTCATTGGGTCCGGTATTGGATTCCCTGAAAGAATGGGGCGAAATGTACAAAAGAATGGAATCTGAATCATGA
- a CDS encoding asparagine synthase AsnB1, which yields MAKYEALGNAIESAVRKACEGKEVGIAFSGGMDSGLVAALAKKYARSVTCYTCGTDDSFDVAAGKELAEKLELPWVHCRISEESIEDDIRELIQATKVSDPFTISYELQLFTVCRKAHEPVILTGQGSDEYFGGCARSVDEDDQEYRAVMDWGVERLMKVSVPCELAIASNYRKKLFYPYLDGEVIRQVGLIDPDEIRPRSLENRKMVLKTVASDLGFPVLAHRTKKASQYGSATTDLIRDAARAKGIRYNQFIAGIYESLGLRDANLLRDAAVDVRMDPILLYDAEQVLGKLGMTHSEAVAEFYRKLAKEGNLDFLR from the coding sequence ATGGCGAAATACGAAGCTCTCGGTAACGCAATAGAATCCGCAGTCCGGAAAGCCTGCGAAGGCAAGGAAGTGGGAATCGCTTTCTCCGGTGGAATGGATTCGGGATTGGTTGCTGCACTAGCCAAGAAATATGCCAGATCGGTCACCTGCTATACCTGCGGAACGGACGATTCGTTCGACGTTGCCGCCGGGAAGGAGCTGGCCGAGAAACTGGAACTGCCATGGGTTCACTGCAGAATCAGTGAGGAAAGCATAGAGGACGACATTCGTGAATTGATCCAGGCCACCAAGGTCAGCGATCCGTTCACGATTAGTTACGAACTCCAACTCTTCACGGTCTGCAGGAAAGCACATGAGCCAGTGATTCTTACCGGTCAGGGTTCTGACGAGTATTTCGGAGGATGTGCAAGGTCCGTCGACGAAGACGACCAAGAGTATCGGGCCGTGATGGATTGGGGTGTCGAGAGGCTCATGAAGGTCTCGGTCCCCTGCGAGCTCGCCATTGCTTCGAATTATCGCAAGAAACTGTTCTATCCCTATCTTGACGGAGAGGTCATCAGGCAGGTGGGACTCATAGACCCAGACGAAATCAGACCGCGTTCGTTGGAGAACCGGAAGATGGTCCTCAAGACCGTTGCTTCCGATCTCGGTTTCCCGGTTCTCGCCCACCGTACCAAGAAAGCATCCCAATACGGATCGGCCACCACAGATCTCATCCGTGACGCCGCACGGGCGAAGGGCATCCGTTACAACCAGTTCATCGCAGGAATATACGAGAGTTTGGGACTCAGGGATGCGAATCTCCTTCGCGATGCCGCAGTGGACGTCAGGATGGATCCCATTCTGCTCTATGATGCCGAACAGGTCCTCGGTAAATTGGGAATGACCCATTCGGAAGCAGTTGCAGAATTCTACAGGAAACTTGCGAAGGAAGGAAACCTCGATTTCCTCAGATGA